A single Colias croceus chromosome 10, ilColCroc2.1 DNA region contains:
- the LOC123694802 gene encoding mediator of RNA polymerase II transcription subunit 4 → MASHLSTRDRLLSLIDDIELIAKEMIEVAIAPKSQKLSAADHAQLTDLLLSKDQELKKTLELADEQAKIQQKMNELKAEVDNKDQDIYHLQRQLKDAEQILATSLYQARQKLASIVKSRKRPVPSEELIKFAHRISASNAVSAPLSWQPGDPRRPYPTDLEMRLGMLGRLCDLPLNGHAPSTLNDLHRITTGGVPASATNQFTWHPSGELHMSVGGGNSVAIDGRGKDAPAQEDVEVMSTDSSSSSSSDSQ, encoded by the exons ATGGCATCACATTTGAGCACCCGAGATAGATTGCTGTCGCTGATCGATGATATAGAACTAATAGCTAA AGAAATGATAGAAGTAGCAATTGCTCCTAAATCTCAGAAACTCTCAGCGGCTGATCATGCACAGTTAACTGATCTTCTACTTTCTAAAGATCAAGAGTTAAAGAAAACTTTAGAATTAGCTGATGAGCAAGCAAAAATTCAACAGAAAATGAATGAATTGAAAGCTGAAGTAGACAATaag GATCAAGACATATATCATTTGCAACGGCAACTAAAAGATGCAGAACAAATATTGGCTACATCATTATATCAAGCTAGACAGAAGTTGGCATCAATTGTGAAATCAAGAAAGAGGCCTGTTCCATCAGAAGAATTGATTAAGTTTGCGCATAG GATAAGTGCGTCAAATGCAGTCAGCGCGCCACTGTCCTGGCAGCCGGGAGACCCTCGCAGGCCTTATCCAACTGATCTAGAGATGCGACTGGGAATGCTCGGAAGATTATGTGATTTGCCTCTCAATGGTCATGCACCGTCCACTCTTAACGATCTTCATAGAATCACTACAGGAGGAG TGCCTGCGTCAGCCACAAATCAATTCACATGGCATCCGTCAGGCGAGTTACACATGTCAGTGGGCGGCGGGAACTCGGTCGCTATCGACGGACGCGGGAAAGATGCGCCCGCACAAGAGGACGTCGAAGTTATGTCCACGGACTCGAGCTCGAGCTCCAGCAGCGATTCTCAATAG
- the LOC123694987 gene encoding putative inner dynein arm light chain, axonemal, whose protein sequence is MGERAPVSAEDTLVRYDNPVLVTKQPEKAQPPSISTAAQPCVPTEAKRETEEILNAILPPKEWEEDGQIWTQKISSTPATRLDVINLQEMLDTRLQQRQARETGICPVRRQLYTQCFDELIRQVTINCGERGLLLLRVRDEARITMEAYQTLYCSSIAFGMRKALQSEQGKSDLMDQVAKLEAERSALEKQCTELKQKTEQLERRAAELRAAEEKRHQEELLALKKTNAQLKAQLEGIIAPKK, encoded by the exons atgggtGAAAGGGCACCAGTTTCTGCAGAGGATACTCTAGTTCGTTATGATAATCCAGTTTTAGTGACCAAACAACCGGAAAAAGCG CAACCGCCAAGTATAAGCACAGCGGCACAGCCATGTGTACCAACAGAAGCCAAACGCGAAACAGAGGAAATTTTAAACGCTATCTTACCTCCTAAAGAATGGGAAGAAGATGGCCAAATATGGACCCAGAAG ATATCATCGACTCCCGCCACAAGACTCGATGTAATAAATCTGCAAGAAATGTTAGACACTCGTTTGCAACAGAGGCAGGCCCGTGAAACGGGCATTTGTCCCGTTCGTAGACAACTCTATACACAATGCTTCGACGAGTTGATACGACAA GTAACAATAAACTGTGGTGAGAGGGGATTACTGCTGTTGCGTGTGCGTGATGAAGCTCGAATTACTATGGAAGCATACCAAACCCTGTATTGTAGTTCAATTGCATTTGGAATGCGAAAAGCATTACag TCTGAACAAGGTAAATCGGATTTAATGGATCAAGTGGCCAAGCTCGAAGCTGAGCGGTCCGCTCTTGAGAAGCAATGTACTGAGTTGAAACAGAAAACTGAACAATTAGAGAGACGAGCGGCAGAACTACGCGCCGCTGAAGAAAAGCGTCATCAAGAAGAACTACTTGCTTTGAAGAAGACTAATGCGCAATTGAAG GCGCAACTGGAAGGCATCATTGCACCAAAGAAGTAG